One Triticum dicoccoides isolate Atlit2015 ecotype Zavitan chromosome 5B, WEW_v2.0, whole genome shotgun sequence genomic window carries:
- the LOC119305264 gene encoding mitochondrial import receptor subunit TOM5 homolog yields the protein MAAAKAALEKMRAFWDSQCNNEENWAVNYKVLKAAGIFAGSVFLMHNFGHNMVI from the exons ATGGCGGCAGCGAAGGCGGCGTTGGAGAAGATGAGGGCGTTCTGGGACTCGCAGTGCAACAACGAGGAGAACTGGGCGGTCAACTAT AAGGTGCTAAAGGCTGCTGGTATATTTGCTGGATCTGTCTTCCTGATGCACAACTTTGGCCATAATATGGTCATCTAA
- the LOC119307710 gene encoding uncharacterized protein LOC119307710, with protein sequence MASLLSPSTVAATTARPTGRRGRLTPSVTAMATKGPKPSSGGTKRSSGTTTVFPVGKPAGPPRPATTKGSAPVKLLTNVEKLRLLTKAEKAGLLSAAERAGLSLSAVERLGLLSKAEELGVLSAATDPGTPGSLQGLALLLLAAGPAVVFLVPEQYPWEVALQAVAALVCVAGGSAAFAASSFVSRLQGSSG encoded by the exons ATGGCGTCGCTTCTGTCGCCGAGCACCGTCGCTGCGACCACGGCGAGACCGACCGGCAGGAGGGGCCGCCTTACTCCCAGTGTCACCGCCATGGCAACCAAGGGCCCGAAGCCCAGCTCCGGCGGCACGAAAAGATCGTCG GGCACTACCACGGTGTTCCCGGTAGGGAAGCCCGCGGGCCCGCCGCGGCCGGCGACGACGAAGGGGTCGGCGCCCGTGAAGCTGCTGACGAACGTGGAGAAGCTGCGGCTGCTGACCAAGGCGGAGAAGGCGGGCCTGCTGTCCGCGGCGGAGCGCGCCGGGCTGTCGCTGTCGGCGGTCGAGCGGCTCGGGCTGCTGTCCAAGGCGGAGGAGCTCGGGGTGCTGTCGGCCGCCACCGACCCCGGCACCCCCGGCTCGCTGCAGGGCCTCGCGCTCCTGCTGCTGGCCGCCGGCCCCGCCGTCGTCTTCCTCGTCCCCGAGCAGTACCCCTGGGAGGTGGCGCTGCaggccgtcgccgccctcgtctgcgTCGCCGGGGGATCCGCCGCGTTCGCCGCATCCAGCTTCGTGTCCAGGCTCCAGGGCTCCTCTGGCTGA